The Amblyomma americanum isolate KBUSLIRL-KWMA chromosome 3, ASM5285725v1, whole genome shotgun sequence genome window below encodes:
- the LOC144124379 gene encoding acetylcholinesterase-1-like has translation MSGNKLPCLLLPVLLALCEFDGNAGQSSPSYVTVKTTNGPVRGQLLDVDGVTVAQFLGIRYAEPPVGNLRFRKPVPAQPWHPETLDALEFASPCAQANGSLPPVSWLVPRDKVKEDCLFLNVWHPASGEGSRGVLFWVHGGGYRAGTASDPGFDGRKLAAAGDVVVVTINYRLGSFGYLYTGPGTSTGNYALWDHNLALRWVRDNIARFRGDPRRVTVWGESAGSIAVGSLLLSQQNAGLIHQAILASGSNFWLLPQMNQVGNEFTDRVAKHVGCLDPSKPSSKSHPAQVLQCLRSAPVDDILDAEQTQFPEDLVTFRPASGDQYLPIPDLTALSKRLFIPLDSLLVGGVTEEGSLFLYFKDHVLFGPTMPKLTKQEAFDFAVKHYLGALPMPAQLMIKDFYQSNITSDQDWEGVLRSLIDMVGDFLIFCPTKFHAELFASTNRPSYFYMLDHRSEKGRFPPYMGSMHFEDVQYFFGLPFIFPNRYTDKDRAFSLVCLRVIGGYVNNGKPEVPEVDIDWPVFSREQPTHVMLHVGNGSKVEWGFHEDGCDLYRRLYKMLNIDVP, from the coding sequence ATGTCCGGCAACAAACTTCCCTGCCTTCTGCTGCCCGTCTTACTCGCGCTCTGCGAGTTCGACGGCAATGCGGGCCAAAGTTCGCCAAGCTACGTTACAGTTAAGACAACCAACGGCCCAGTGCGTGGTCAACTGCTGGATGTGGACGGTGTGACCGTGGCCCAGTTTCTTGGTATACGGTACGCGGAACCTCCAGTTGGGAACCTTCGGTTCCGCAAGCCGGTTCCCGCTCAACCGTGGCACCCAGAAACGCTGGACGCGCTCGAGTTTGCAAGCCCGTGTGCCCAGGCCAATGGCTCCCTGCCCCCCGTGTCGTGGCTCGTGCCCAGGGACAAAGTCAAAGAGGACTGTCTTTTCCTCAACGTCTGGCACCCGGCGAGCGGTGAGGGCTCACGAGGAGTCCTCTTCTGGGTACACGGCGGCGGTTACCGAGCGGGCACGGCTTCCGATCCCGGCTTCGACGGAAGGAAGTTGGCGGCTGCCGGCGACGTCGTAGTCGTCACCATCAACTATAGGCTGGGATCGTTCGGCTACTTGTACACGGGCCCTGGCACATCGACCGGTAACTACGCGCTTTGGGACCACAACCTGGCACTACGCTGGGTGCGAGACAACATCGCGAGGTTCCGAGGTGACCCCCGTCGCGTCACGGTTTGGGGAGAGAGCGCCGGGAGCATAGCCGTCGGTTCCCTGCTCCTGTCCCAGCAGAACGCAGGCCTCATCCACCAGGCCATTCTGGCCAGCGGAAGCAACTTCTGGTTGCTGCCGCAAATGAACCAAGTCGGCAACGAGTTCACCGACCGCGTCGCCAAGCACGTGGGCTGTCTGGACCCATCGAAACCTTCGTCCAAGTCCCACCCCGCCCAAGTCCTCCAATGCCTGCGTTCTGCCCCCGTCGATGACATCCTTGACGCCGAGCAAACGCAGTTTCCCGAGGACTTAGTTACTTTCCGCCCCGCTTCCGGCGACCAGTATCTCCCCATTCCTGACCTAACGGCCCTTTCGAAGAGGTTGTTCATTCCCCTGGACAGTCTCCTCGTAGGAGGAGTAACGGAGGAAGGCAGCCTGTTTTTATACTTTAAGGACCACGTGCTGTTTGGTCCTACGATGCCCAAACTGACCAAGCAGGAGGCTTTCGACTTTGCCGTTAAACACTACCTCGGAGCCCTACCCATGCCTGCCCAGCTCATGATCAAGGACTTCTACCAAAGCAACATCACGAGTGACCAGGACTGGGAAGGCGTGTTAAGATCGCTCATAGACATGGTTGGAGACTTCCTCATCTTCTGCCCGACTAAGTTCCACGCTGAGCTGTTCGCTTCGACCAATCGTCCATCCTACTTCTACATGCTGGACCACAGGTCCGAGAAAGGCCGCTTTCCTCCTTACATGGGCTCGATGCACTTCGAGGACGTGCAGTACTTCTTCGGCCTGCCGTTCATCTTCCCCAATCGGTACACGGACAAGGACCGCGCCTTCAGCCTGGTCTGCTTGCGAGTCATTGGTGGTTACGTCAATAACGG